The Nitrospira sp. genomic sequence AGAACGACGAATTCCCAGGACGATTCGGCAGGAAGCGTCATGATAGGCGTTTCTTCTCTCGATAATCGGCATATCGCTGTTCACAGGGGGCAATCGACGAATCTCCCAAGAATCGTGACCACTCACTATGGGTGGAGACATCGACACCCTCGGCCCGAGCTTCCCGCTGGAGGACAACCTGAAGGTCAAGGAGCAGGTCTGACTCGTCGATATCGGCCTCCGAGTCGGCCCGCAACTGGGCAAACATTGCTCGGTAGATGCGCTTGAGTTCGTCGAGCGAACAATCAAGTACAAAGCGGTTCTGCTGTTTCGTGATACGTGATTCTAAAGGAGACATGGCACTCCTCGATCTCTCTGTCCGTTCGTGCGCGATCCTGACCTGTCAAGCTGGCATCAGACAGGTCAGGAGTGTTTGATGACAGGACGCGGGATTGTAATTTCGACCGATCAACACCAGAGCGGGATCCGGTTCCTGCGAAAATCGAACCACGCCGACCCACCGCGTGACCGGGGAGGCATACTGAATCTCATACAGCTCCTGCTCACCGGAAAACCGGCAGACCCCTTTGACCCGATCAAGACCAACCGGAAGATGGTCGAACCACTCGACAAATCGACCTCGATGCAGCGGACCGGTCAGGGGAATCGTCGTCACCATCGGATGCGCAGGAGTCGATCCAAACGCCACATTTCCAACTCGTCGTTTAGGCCGCTGTGCGTGCGGCTGAAGCACCACCACAGGGTCCACAGCAGCCTGCGACACCTGCCACAGTCTGGCATGCCCTCCATCACGAATCAGCGCCGTTCGAAACCGTTCCCGTTCGACGGGGGAGTAGAGATCTTGCTTGTTCACGATCACTTCGTCTGCATATTGCATCAGCGTCGTATATCGACAACCGATGGGACGCCCGGCAGGTGGAACGCTCGGTTCGATGACTGCGATCACTTTCTCTAACCGCACGAACGCGAGACAAGCGGGGTCGGTCACGGCCTCGATGACGTCTTCGATGGTAGCAATCCCCGAGCACTCCAGCACCACCACATCGACCCGCTGTTGCCCAACAAGCTCGGCCAAGCCCTCGGTAATCCCGTCACGGGCATCACAGCAAACACAGCCTTTGGTAATGTTCCAAACGGCAGCGGCTGAGCCGCCAGCATGAGCGCCATCCAGACTGATCGCACCGGCTTCGTTCATTAGCACGCCGACTCGTTTGCCGGCATCGCACCAGAACGCGAGCAGCTGCATCAGCAACGTCGTCTTGCCAGCGCCCAGCGGACCCGCCAGAACATATAGCGGCACCCGACTGGATTCAGTCATCGGCATGAGGCGGATGCTCCTGTTTGACCCGAGGCAGGAGCTCCGTCAGATTGCATGGCTTGTGAGTGATATCGAGTTGCGGAAGAATGATTTTCTCCATCCCCAGACGGCAGGCGCCCGTGCTGCCGGGTAGGAGAAACACGATCGTATCGCCACAAACGCCGGCATCCGCTCTCGACTGGATCGTTGACGTACCGATCTCGCTGAAACTCATCCAGCGAAACAGTTCGCCGAACCCCGGAATCGGCTTGGTGTAGAGAGACCGGACCGCATCCGGCGTGACATCGCGCTGCGTCACGCCAGTTCCACCCGTCACGATAACAAACTCCACTGTCGGATCGGCAATCCAACCGGCGATGATGCCCCGAATGGTTTCATGGTCGTCCTTGCACAATTTGCGATCCGCCAACCGGTGCCCGGCCTTGGTGAGCCGCTCGACGATCAGACTCCCACTCGAATCAGTTTCGGCGGTCCGCGAGTCGGACACCGTCAAGACAGCGACCCCCACAGAAACTCGCTCCTGAACCCTGGCATTCATAGATATCCTTCTTTCAGTTTGAACTTCCCGCCTTCTTGCATCATGACGTCCTCCTTGTCGCACCACTCCATTGTGTCGTTTGACGTTTCCTCCGGCGGACCGGCTTCACCAGACAGGTCTCCAGGCCTTCAAGAAATCGTTGCCATGGCGCACGTCGTCCGATGACCACGAGTCTGGCTTGTGATTGCCTCACCCCTCTATAGGGAGTCAGTGCCAACGACCCCATGATCCATTGAAGCTCTTGATACCCAGTTCGGCCGTGCACTTTCACGAAGCCCTTCATGCGGATCACGGATCGCTCGAACCGCTTTAACCACGCTTCGAGACGAACGGGATCAAACGGTTTAAGAATCTTGAAACTCCCGCTCTGATACCCGGTCGCTGAATCCTTCACCGTGCCCTGTTGAATCGATGGGGTCTTCATCATTGCCGCTCCCGCAAACAGCCGGTCCACCTCAACCTCGGCATGTACCGCCCGGACGATTGTGGCCGTTGAATTGACGGCCTTGATGCCCCGTTCCACGAGATCAGCCTGGTGCCTGTTGATTTGATCGAGCTTATTCAATACCACCACATCGGCCTGCTTGAGATGGTCTTTGGCTGCAGACCAGTAGGCCCCGAGCTTCAAAAACCGAGGCCCGTCGACCATGACGATTACTGACGCCAAGGCCCCTCTGGTTCTTGCATTTGACTGGGCCAGCGCCTTCTCAACTCCCACAATCACTTGCCTGGTATCCGCCAACCCCGTCGTCTCAATAAAGAGCGGTGCCCCCTGTGTCCGTTTCACCAAATGTCCCACTTTTTTGCTGAACTCTCCCGACAGATCGCAGCAGATACAGCCGCTGAGCAGTGCCTGGAGTTCGATATCGTTCGAGCGAGGATGGTCATGGAGCAAGGCCCCATCCACATCGACTTCCCCAAACTCGTTCATGAGCACGGCCGGTTTTGCCCCCCTGTCCAGTTCATGGGCCAGTACCCGCTTGAGCAGAGTGGTTTTTCCGCTCCCCAGAAATCCAGCGATCACATAGATCGGTGTCACCTTGCTGCGTCGGCGGGCCTGATCAGTGCCGGTCATGATGTGACTCCTGCTTGCCGGCCGCCGCTTCAATATCAGATAGCCCGACCTCCGTAGCCGTCTTATGGATCTTGTACTGATGCGTATCGCCCGGTCCTTTAAGAACGGCGATCACGGTTTCAATTGGCGGACAGCCTGGCTCACGACACTCCAATTCCGTGACCAGGACCGTCGTCTCATCGTTCAGTTGAAACACGTCCCGCGCCCAGGCTTTAATTCGATCGGTCTGATCCACCGGGATTGTCCGTTTCCCACCGAACAGGTTCATGCCCGATCCTCAATGCCGTGCACGGAAAAGAGCGACACCGCACCGTCACTGGCGCCGGTTGCTAACAAGGCATCGGTGGAACTCCAGGCCACGCAGGACAATCCACACGTCGTGTTCACTTCCTGGCTGAGCAGCGGCTTGGGCGTCTGCGGTTCCCAGATGCAGAGCAAACCCTCTTCTCCCACCGTCGCCACAAGCGATCGGGTGGGATGGCAGGCAATTTCCTGAATCCATCCTCGATGTCCCTTGAAGAGCCGACCACCAGTCCCTTCGAACTTCTTCATATCCCACGAGACCAAGGACGGGCCGGAAGCAGTGAACAGGTTGAGCCCGTGATGGTCGAATCGCACCGAGGTGACCTTCACGGGGTAGCCGGACATGTGCCAGTTTTGCTCACTGTCCGTTCGGAACAAATGGACTGACCCGTCGAGGTTGCCCGAGGCCAGATATTCCCCGTTTGGACTTACGGCAATCGTCAGTAACGCTCCGTCATACGGGAAGGAACGAATCGGCTGCTCCTGGCCGACCCTCCACAACCAGGCCCCGCCGTAGGCAGAAGCGACGACACCGCCTCCACGCGGCATCCAGGTCAGGGCTGAAATCGTGGTCTTTTGCACTGGAACTTTTGCGGCGAGTTGAGGCGTCGACGCAGGGTCAATATTCCAAATAGAAAGCTCTTTTCCTGCCGATGCGGCCAGGGACTGGCCGTCTGGCGACCAAGCCAGGTGTTCCACCCACGCCCCCTGCCCGCCAACGGGAAGCGCTGCCCGCTCTGCCCCTGTGTCCGCATTCCAGACTCGGACGACGCCATCTTGGCCCCCTGTCGCCAGATCCTGCCGCGTTGGATGCCAGGCCAGCGTGAGGGCTGACGGCTGATGCCCCTTCAGCTCACAGATAGGGGTGAGCGACGCCGCTTTCC encodes the following:
- a CDS encoding GTP-binding protein; this translates as MTGTDQARRRSKVTPIYVIAGFLGSGKTTLLKRVLAHELDRGAKPAVLMNEFGEVDVDGALLHDHPRSNDIELQALLSGCICCDLSGEFSKKVGHLVKRTQGAPLFIETTGLADTRQVIVGVEKALAQSNARTRGALASVIVMVDGPRFLKLGAYWSAAKDHLKQADVVVLNKLDQINRHQADLVERGIKAVNSTATIVRAVHAEVEVDRLFAGAAMMKTPSIQQGTVKDSATGYQSGSFKILKPFDPVRLEAWLKRFERSVIRMKGFVKVHGRTGYQELQWIMGSLALTPYRGVRQSQARLVVIGRRAPWQRFLEGLETCLVKPVRRRKRQTTQWSGATRRTS
- the moaB gene encoding molybdenum cofactor biosynthesis protein B, which gives rise to MNARVQERVSVGVAVLTVSDSRTAETDSSGSLIVERLTKAGHRLADRKLCKDDHETIRGIIAGWIADPTVEFVIVTGGTGVTQRDVTPDAVRSLYTKPIPGFGELFRWMSFSEIGTSTIQSRADAGVCGDTIVFLLPGSTGACRLGMEKIILPQLDITHKPCNLTELLPRVKQEHPPHADD